The Pangasianodon hypophthalmus isolate fPanHyp1 chromosome 2, fPanHyp1.pri, whole genome shotgun sequence genome window below encodes:
- the rap1gapb gene encoding rap1 GTPase-activating protein 1 isoform X1 encodes MCVFPVESSVQCLTIDNAGKCVECVARVDKTFSKARGLWKNDGRISQTSNTLESTHLTHSLHLSPLSALLKNSDLFAMIERIQNSRMDEQRCTLPPPLKTEEDYIPYPSVHEVLKRKAPFPLILLPQFGGYWIEGTNHELSTIPAHEEPPPCPASQIKLESNSIAKIYRKHFLGKEHFNYYSVDTVLGHLVFSVKYDVIGDQEHLRLVLRSKFKTYHDVIPISCLTEFPNVVQMAKLVCEEVNVDRFYPVLYPKASRLIVTFDEHVISNNFKFGVIYQKFGQTSEEELFGNNEESPAFTEFLEFLGEKIELHDFKGFRGGLDVAHGQTGTESVYHNFHNKEIMFHVSTKLPYTEGDSQQLQRKRHIGNDIVAIVFQEENTPFVPDMIASNFLHAYVVVQVENACTDNVLYKVSVTSRDDVPFFGPALPDPAIFRKSPEFHEFLLTKLINAEYSCYKAEKFAKLEERTRSALLETLYEELHVNSQCMMGLGGEDEKLENGGGGGGGFFESFKRVIRSRSQSMDAMGLSNKKPHTVSTSHSGSFTHNPPDIHKTPGISLIIPGKSPTRKKSGPFTSRRSSAIGIENIQEVQERSSRDVSPSTQKIPDSGHALHEPNTDNSPNHSSPEMHTTRTSAALCCRAPSIPESYDLSRSSSNASSFTSVVEENDHEQEAMEDYDTGLESLSSAGTPQKRSSFSWLDESISSARQNSPPVVSRQLSDPIRPRTERQHFASNC; translated from the exons AATTCAGATTTATTTGCAATGATCGAGCGGATACAG AACAGCAGAATGGATGAGCAGAGATGCACACTTCCACCTCCTCTTAAA acGGAAGAAGACTATATTCCTTATCCAAGTGTTCATGAg GTGCTGAAACGTAAAGCCCCGTTTCCACTGATTCTGTTGCCACAGTTTGGTGGTTACTGGATTGAGGGGACCAATCACGAGCTTAGTACCATCCCAGCACATGAGGAGCCACCCCCATGTCCAGCTTCCCAGATTAAACTGGAGAGCAATAGCATAGCCAAAATCTATAGGAAACATTTCTTGGGCAAG GAGCACTTTAATTATTACTCTGTGGACACAGTGCTTGGCCACCTTGTCTTCTCAGTGAAGTATGACGTGATTGGGGACCAAGAGCACCTCCGCTTAGTGCTTAG GTCAAAGTTTAAAACCTACCATGATGTGATACCCATTTCTTGCCTGACTGAGTTCCCCAACGTGGTGCAAATGGCGAAG CTTGTGTGTGAAGAAGTAAACGTGGACAGATTTTATCCAGTCCTTTACCCAAAG GCTTCCAGACTCATCGTAACCTTTGATGAACATGTCATAAGCAACAATTTCAAGTTTGGAGTCATCTATCAGAAGTTTGGGCAG ACATCAGAAGAGGAGCTCTTTGGGAACAATGAGGAGAGTCCAGCCTTTACTGAGTTCCTGGAGTTTTTGGGGGAGAAGATTGAGCTACATGACTTTAAAGG GTTTCGTGGGGGTCTTGATGTTGCACATGGCCAGACTGGAACTGAGTCAGTGTATCACAATTTCCACAACAAGGAGATTATGTTCCATGTGTCCACCAAACTACCCTACACTGAAGGAGACTCACAGCAG CTGCAGAGGAAGAGGCATATAGGAAATGACATTGTGGCTATTGTGTTTCAAGAGGAAAACACACCATTTGTACCAGATATGATTGCATCCAATTTCCTGCATGCTTATGTGGTGGTGCAAGTGGAGAATGCCTGCACAGATAACGTCCTTTACAAG GTATCAGTGACTTCGAGAGATGATGTGCCTTTCTTTGGGCCTGCTCTCCCAGACCCAGCCATTTTCAGAAAA AGTCCAGAGTTCCACGAGTTCCTCCTGACAAAACTCATCAATGCTGAATATTCCTGCTATAAGGCAGAGAAGTTTGCTAAGCTGGAG gagAGAACACGCTCTGCACTGCTGGAGACATTGTATGAGGAGTTGCATGTGAACAGCCAGTGCATGATGGGACTGGGGGGAGAAGATGAGAAACTGGAGAacggaggaggtggaggtggtggttTCTTTGAGTCCTTTAAG AGAGTAATTCGCAGTCGGAGTCAGTCTATGGATGCTATGGGCCTGAGCAACAAGAAGCCCCACACTGTCTCTACCAGCCACAGTGGCAGCTTTACCCATAATCCCCCAGATATCCATAAAACACCCGGCATT TCTCTGATCATCCCGGGGAAGAGCCCAACCCGAAAGAAATCAGGTCCATTTACTTCCAGAAGGAGCAGTGCAATCGGCATTGAGAATATTCAGGAAGTCCAGGAGAGAAG CAGTAGGGACGTGTCTCCCAGCACGCAAAAGATACCCGATAGTGGTCATGCCTTGCATGAGCCCAATACTGACAACTCTCCCAATCACAGTTCGCCTGAGATGCATACCACAAGAACTAG TGCGGCCCTATGCTGTAGAGCCCCCTCCATTCCGGAGTCGTACGATCTGTCTCGGTCCTCGTCCAATGCCAGCAGCTTCACTAGTGTGGTGGAGGAGAACGACCATGAGCAGGAAGCTATGGAAGACTACGACACAGGACTG GAAAGCCTGTCTTCTGCCGGTACCCCTCAGAAGCGGAGCTCATTCAGCTGGTTGGACGAAAGCATAAGCAGTGCTAGGCAAAACAGCCCACCAG TTGTCTCTCGACAGCTGTCTGATCCCATTCGACCCAGAACAGAAAGACAACACTTTGCTTCG AACTGCTAG
- the rap1gapb gene encoding rap1 GTPase-activating protein 1 isoform X8: MIERIQNSRMDEQRCTLPPPLKTEEDYIPYPSVHEVLKRKAPFPLILLPQFGGYWIEGTNHELSTIPAHEEPPPCPASQIKLESNSIAKIYRKHFLGKEHFNYYSVDTVLGHLVFSVKYDVIGDQEHLRLVLRSKFKTYHDVIPISCLTEFPNVVQMAKLVCEEVNVDRFYPVLYPKASRLIVTFDEHVISNNFKFGVIYQKFGQTSEEELFGNNEESPAFTEFLEFLGEKIELHDFKGFRGGLDVAHGQTGTESVYHNFHNKEIMFHVSTKLPYTEGDSQQLQRKRHIGNDIVAIVFQEENTPFVPDMIASNFLHAYVVVQVENACTDNVLYKVSVTSRDDVPFFGPALPDPAIFRKSPEFHEFLLTKLINAEYSCYKAEKFAKLEERTRSALLETLYEELHVNSQCMMGLGGEDEKLENGGGGGGGFFESFKRVIRSRSQSMDAMGLSNKKPHTVSTSHSGSFTHNPPDIHKTPGISLIIPGKSPTRKKSGPFTSRRSSAIGIENIQEVQERSSRDVSPSTQKIPDSGHALHEPNTDNSPNHSSPEMHTTRTSAALCCRAPSIPESYDLSRSSSNASSFTSVVEENDHEQEAMEDYDTGLESLSSAGTPQKRSSFSWLDESISSARQNSPPVVSRQLSDPIRPRTERQHFASNC; the protein is encoded by the exons ATGATCGAGCGGATACAG AACAGCAGAATGGATGAGCAGAGATGCACACTTCCACCTCCTCTTAAA acGGAAGAAGACTATATTCCTTATCCAAGTGTTCATGAg GTGCTGAAACGTAAAGCCCCGTTTCCACTGATTCTGTTGCCACAGTTTGGTGGTTACTGGATTGAGGGGACCAATCACGAGCTTAGTACCATCCCAGCACATGAGGAGCCACCCCCATGTCCAGCTTCCCAGATTAAACTGGAGAGCAATAGCATAGCCAAAATCTATAGGAAACATTTCTTGGGCAAG GAGCACTTTAATTATTACTCTGTGGACACAGTGCTTGGCCACCTTGTCTTCTCAGTGAAGTATGACGTGATTGGGGACCAAGAGCACCTCCGCTTAGTGCTTAG GTCAAAGTTTAAAACCTACCATGATGTGATACCCATTTCTTGCCTGACTGAGTTCCCCAACGTGGTGCAAATGGCGAAG CTTGTGTGTGAAGAAGTAAACGTGGACAGATTTTATCCAGTCCTTTACCCAAAG GCTTCCAGACTCATCGTAACCTTTGATGAACATGTCATAAGCAACAATTTCAAGTTTGGAGTCATCTATCAGAAGTTTGGGCAG ACATCAGAAGAGGAGCTCTTTGGGAACAATGAGGAGAGTCCAGCCTTTACTGAGTTCCTGGAGTTTTTGGGGGAGAAGATTGAGCTACATGACTTTAAAGG GTTTCGTGGGGGTCTTGATGTTGCACATGGCCAGACTGGAACTGAGTCAGTGTATCACAATTTCCACAACAAGGAGATTATGTTCCATGTGTCCACCAAACTACCCTACACTGAAGGAGACTCACAGCAG CTGCAGAGGAAGAGGCATATAGGAAATGACATTGTGGCTATTGTGTTTCAAGAGGAAAACACACCATTTGTACCAGATATGATTGCATCCAATTTCCTGCATGCTTATGTGGTGGTGCAAGTGGAGAATGCCTGCACAGATAACGTCCTTTACAAG GTATCAGTGACTTCGAGAGATGATGTGCCTTTCTTTGGGCCTGCTCTCCCAGACCCAGCCATTTTCAGAAAA AGTCCAGAGTTCCACGAGTTCCTCCTGACAAAACTCATCAATGCTGAATATTCCTGCTATAAGGCAGAGAAGTTTGCTAAGCTGGAG gagAGAACACGCTCTGCACTGCTGGAGACATTGTATGAGGAGTTGCATGTGAACAGCCAGTGCATGATGGGACTGGGGGGAGAAGATGAGAAACTGGAGAacggaggaggtggaggtggtggttTCTTTGAGTCCTTTAAG AGAGTAATTCGCAGTCGGAGTCAGTCTATGGATGCTATGGGCCTGAGCAACAAGAAGCCCCACACTGTCTCTACCAGCCACAGTGGCAGCTTTACCCATAATCCCCCAGATATCCATAAAACACCCGGCATT TCTCTGATCATCCCGGGGAAGAGCCCAACCCGAAAGAAATCAGGTCCATTTACTTCCAGAAGGAGCAGTGCAATCGGCATTGAGAATATTCAGGAAGTCCAGGAGAGAAG CAGTAGGGACGTGTCTCCCAGCACGCAAAAGATACCCGATAGTGGTCATGCCTTGCATGAGCCCAATACTGACAACTCTCCCAATCACAGTTCGCCTGAGATGCATACCACAAGAACTAG TGCGGCCCTATGCTGTAGAGCCCCCTCCATTCCGGAGTCGTACGATCTGTCTCGGTCCTCGTCCAATGCCAGCAGCTTCACTAGTGTGGTGGAGGAGAACGACCATGAGCAGGAAGCTATGGAAGACTACGACACAGGACTG GAAAGCCTGTCTTCTGCCGGTACCCCTCAGAAGCGGAGCTCATTCAGCTGGTTGGACGAAAGCATAAGCAGTGCTAGGCAAAACAGCCCACCAG TTGTCTCTCGACAGCTGTCTGATCCCATTCGACCCAGAACAGAAAGACAACACTTTGCTTCG AACTGCTAG
- the rap1gapb gene encoding rap1 GTPase-activating protein 1 isoform X5, whose amino-acid sequence MSYRKRSFTFGAYGGVDKTFSKARGLWKNDGRISQTSNTLESTHLTHSLHLSPLSALLKNSDLFAMIERIQNSRMDEQRCTLPPPLKTEEDYIPYPSVHEVLKRKAPFPLILLPQFGGYWIEGTNHELSTIPAHEEPPPCPASQIKLESNSIAKIYRKHFLGKEHFNYYSVDTVLGHLVFSVKYDVIGDQEHLRLVLRSKFKTYHDVIPISCLTEFPNVVQMAKLVCEEVNVDRFYPVLYPKASRLIVTFDEHVISNNFKFGVIYQKFGQTSEEELFGNNEESPAFTEFLEFLGEKIELHDFKGFRGGLDVAHGQTGTESVYHNFHNKEIMFHVSTKLPYTEGDSQQLQRKRHIGNDIVAIVFQEENTPFVPDMIASNFLHAYVVVQVENACTDNVLYKVSVTSRDDVPFFGPALPDPAIFRKSPEFHEFLLTKLINAEYSCYKAEKFAKLEERTRSALLETLYEELHVNSQCMMGLGGEDEKLENGGGGGGGFFESFKRVIRSRSQSMDAMGLSNKKPHTVSTSHSGSFTHNPPDIHKTPGISLIIPGKSPTRKKSGPFTSRRSSAIGIENIQEVQERSSRDVSPSTQKIPDSGHALHEPNTDNSPNHSSPEMHTTRTSAALCCRAPSIPESYDLSRSSSNASSFTSVVEENDHEQEAMEDYDTGLESLSSAGTPQKRSSFSWLDESISSARQNSPPVVSRQLSDPIRPRTERQHFASNC is encoded by the exons AATTCAGATTTATTTGCAATGATCGAGCGGATACAG AACAGCAGAATGGATGAGCAGAGATGCACACTTCCACCTCCTCTTAAA acGGAAGAAGACTATATTCCTTATCCAAGTGTTCATGAg GTGCTGAAACGTAAAGCCCCGTTTCCACTGATTCTGTTGCCACAGTTTGGTGGTTACTGGATTGAGGGGACCAATCACGAGCTTAGTACCATCCCAGCACATGAGGAGCCACCCCCATGTCCAGCTTCCCAGATTAAACTGGAGAGCAATAGCATAGCCAAAATCTATAGGAAACATTTCTTGGGCAAG GAGCACTTTAATTATTACTCTGTGGACACAGTGCTTGGCCACCTTGTCTTCTCAGTGAAGTATGACGTGATTGGGGACCAAGAGCACCTCCGCTTAGTGCTTAG GTCAAAGTTTAAAACCTACCATGATGTGATACCCATTTCTTGCCTGACTGAGTTCCCCAACGTGGTGCAAATGGCGAAG CTTGTGTGTGAAGAAGTAAACGTGGACAGATTTTATCCAGTCCTTTACCCAAAG GCTTCCAGACTCATCGTAACCTTTGATGAACATGTCATAAGCAACAATTTCAAGTTTGGAGTCATCTATCAGAAGTTTGGGCAG ACATCAGAAGAGGAGCTCTTTGGGAACAATGAGGAGAGTCCAGCCTTTACTGAGTTCCTGGAGTTTTTGGGGGAGAAGATTGAGCTACATGACTTTAAAGG GTTTCGTGGGGGTCTTGATGTTGCACATGGCCAGACTGGAACTGAGTCAGTGTATCACAATTTCCACAACAAGGAGATTATGTTCCATGTGTCCACCAAACTACCCTACACTGAAGGAGACTCACAGCAG CTGCAGAGGAAGAGGCATATAGGAAATGACATTGTGGCTATTGTGTTTCAAGAGGAAAACACACCATTTGTACCAGATATGATTGCATCCAATTTCCTGCATGCTTATGTGGTGGTGCAAGTGGAGAATGCCTGCACAGATAACGTCCTTTACAAG GTATCAGTGACTTCGAGAGATGATGTGCCTTTCTTTGGGCCTGCTCTCCCAGACCCAGCCATTTTCAGAAAA AGTCCAGAGTTCCACGAGTTCCTCCTGACAAAACTCATCAATGCTGAATATTCCTGCTATAAGGCAGAGAAGTTTGCTAAGCTGGAG gagAGAACACGCTCTGCACTGCTGGAGACATTGTATGAGGAGTTGCATGTGAACAGCCAGTGCATGATGGGACTGGGGGGAGAAGATGAGAAACTGGAGAacggaggaggtggaggtggtggttTCTTTGAGTCCTTTAAG AGAGTAATTCGCAGTCGGAGTCAGTCTATGGATGCTATGGGCCTGAGCAACAAGAAGCCCCACACTGTCTCTACCAGCCACAGTGGCAGCTTTACCCATAATCCCCCAGATATCCATAAAACACCCGGCATT TCTCTGATCATCCCGGGGAAGAGCCCAACCCGAAAGAAATCAGGTCCATTTACTTCCAGAAGGAGCAGTGCAATCGGCATTGAGAATATTCAGGAAGTCCAGGAGAGAAG CAGTAGGGACGTGTCTCCCAGCACGCAAAAGATACCCGATAGTGGTCATGCCTTGCATGAGCCCAATACTGACAACTCTCCCAATCACAGTTCGCCTGAGATGCATACCACAAGAACTAG TGCGGCCCTATGCTGTAGAGCCCCCTCCATTCCGGAGTCGTACGATCTGTCTCGGTCCTCGTCCAATGCCAGCAGCTTCACTAGTGTGGTGGAGGAGAACGACCATGAGCAGGAAGCTATGGAAGACTACGACACAGGACTG GAAAGCCTGTCTTCTGCCGGTACCCCTCAGAAGCGGAGCTCATTCAGCTGGTTGGACGAAAGCATAAGCAGTGCTAGGCAAAACAGCCCACCAG TTGTCTCTCGACAGCTGTCTGATCCCATTCGACCCAGAACAGAAAGACAACACTTTGCTTCG AACTGCTAG
- the rap1gapb gene encoding rap1 GTPase-activating protein 1 isoform X7 — MARRSFIYINPAVRAARHRRRHSDNSDLFAMIERIQNSRMDEQRCTLPPPLKTEEDYIPYPSVHEVLKRKAPFPLILLPQFGGYWIEGTNHELSTIPAHEEPPPCPASQIKLESNSIAKIYRKHFLGKEHFNYYSVDTVLGHLVFSVKYDVIGDQEHLRLVLRSKFKTYHDVIPISCLTEFPNVVQMAKLVCEEVNVDRFYPVLYPKASRLIVTFDEHVISNNFKFGVIYQKFGQTSEEELFGNNEESPAFTEFLEFLGEKIELHDFKGFRGGLDVAHGQTGTESVYHNFHNKEIMFHVSTKLPYTEGDSQQLQRKRHIGNDIVAIVFQEENTPFVPDMIASNFLHAYVVVQVENACTDNVLYKVSVTSRDDVPFFGPALPDPAIFRKSPEFHEFLLTKLINAEYSCYKAEKFAKLEERTRSALLETLYEELHVNSQCMMGLGGEDEKLENGGGGGGGFFESFKRVIRSRSQSMDAMGLSNKKPHTVSTSHSGSFTHNPPDIHKTPGISLIIPGKSPTRKKSGPFTSRRSSAIGIENIQEVQERSSRDVSPSTQKIPDSGHALHEPNTDNSPNHSSPEMHTTRTSAALCCRAPSIPESYDLSRSSSNASSFTSVVEENDHEQEAMEDYDTGLESLSSAGTPQKRSSFSWLDESISSARQNSPPVVSRQLSDPIRPRTERQHFASNC; from the exons AATTCAGATTTATTTGCAATGATCGAGCGGATACAG AACAGCAGAATGGATGAGCAGAGATGCACACTTCCACCTCCTCTTAAA acGGAAGAAGACTATATTCCTTATCCAAGTGTTCATGAg GTGCTGAAACGTAAAGCCCCGTTTCCACTGATTCTGTTGCCACAGTTTGGTGGTTACTGGATTGAGGGGACCAATCACGAGCTTAGTACCATCCCAGCACATGAGGAGCCACCCCCATGTCCAGCTTCCCAGATTAAACTGGAGAGCAATAGCATAGCCAAAATCTATAGGAAACATTTCTTGGGCAAG GAGCACTTTAATTATTACTCTGTGGACACAGTGCTTGGCCACCTTGTCTTCTCAGTGAAGTATGACGTGATTGGGGACCAAGAGCACCTCCGCTTAGTGCTTAG GTCAAAGTTTAAAACCTACCATGATGTGATACCCATTTCTTGCCTGACTGAGTTCCCCAACGTGGTGCAAATGGCGAAG CTTGTGTGTGAAGAAGTAAACGTGGACAGATTTTATCCAGTCCTTTACCCAAAG GCTTCCAGACTCATCGTAACCTTTGATGAACATGTCATAAGCAACAATTTCAAGTTTGGAGTCATCTATCAGAAGTTTGGGCAG ACATCAGAAGAGGAGCTCTTTGGGAACAATGAGGAGAGTCCAGCCTTTACTGAGTTCCTGGAGTTTTTGGGGGAGAAGATTGAGCTACATGACTTTAAAGG GTTTCGTGGGGGTCTTGATGTTGCACATGGCCAGACTGGAACTGAGTCAGTGTATCACAATTTCCACAACAAGGAGATTATGTTCCATGTGTCCACCAAACTACCCTACACTGAAGGAGACTCACAGCAG CTGCAGAGGAAGAGGCATATAGGAAATGACATTGTGGCTATTGTGTTTCAAGAGGAAAACACACCATTTGTACCAGATATGATTGCATCCAATTTCCTGCATGCTTATGTGGTGGTGCAAGTGGAGAATGCCTGCACAGATAACGTCCTTTACAAG GTATCAGTGACTTCGAGAGATGATGTGCCTTTCTTTGGGCCTGCTCTCCCAGACCCAGCCATTTTCAGAAAA AGTCCAGAGTTCCACGAGTTCCTCCTGACAAAACTCATCAATGCTGAATATTCCTGCTATAAGGCAGAGAAGTTTGCTAAGCTGGAG gagAGAACACGCTCTGCACTGCTGGAGACATTGTATGAGGAGTTGCATGTGAACAGCCAGTGCATGATGGGACTGGGGGGAGAAGATGAGAAACTGGAGAacggaggaggtggaggtggtggttTCTTTGAGTCCTTTAAG AGAGTAATTCGCAGTCGGAGTCAGTCTATGGATGCTATGGGCCTGAGCAACAAGAAGCCCCACACTGTCTCTACCAGCCACAGTGGCAGCTTTACCCATAATCCCCCAGATATCCATAAAACACCCGGCATT TCTCTGATCATCCCGGGGAAGAGCCCAACCCGAAAGAAATCAGGTCCATTTACTTCCAGAAGGAGCAGTGCAATCGGCATTGAGAATATTCAGGAAGTCCAGGAGAGAAG CAGTAGGGACGTGTCTCCCAGCACGCAAAAGATACCCGATAGTGGTCATGCCTTGCATGAGCCCAATACTGACAACTCTCCCAATCACAGTTCGCCTGAGATGCATACCACAAGAACTAG TGCGGCCCTATGCTGTAGAGCCCCCTCCATTCCGGAGTCGTACGATCTGTCTCGGTCCTCGTCCAATGCCAGCAGCTTCACTAGTGTGGTGGAGGAGAACGACCATGAGCAGGAAGCTATGGAAGACTACGACACAGGACTG GAAAGCCTGTCTTCTGCCGGTACCCCTCAGAAGCGGAGCTCATTCAGCTGGTTGGACGAAAGCATAAGCAGTGCTAGGCAAAACAGCCCACCAG TTGTCTCTCGACAGCTGTCTGATCCCATTCGACCCAGAACAGAAAGACAACACTTTGCTTCG AACTGCTAG
- the rap1gapb gene encoding rap1 GTPase-activating protein 1 isoform X4 produces MCVFPVESSVQCLTIDNAGKCVECVARVDKTFSKARGLWKNDGRISQTSNTLESTHLTHSLHLSPLSALLKNSRMDEQRCTLPPPLKTEEDYIPYPSVHEVLKRKAPFPLILLPQFGGYWIEGTNHELSTIPAHEEPPPCPASQIKLESNSIAKIYRKHFLGKEHFNYYSVDTVLGHLVFSVKYDVIGDQEHLRLVLRSKFKTYHDVIPISCLTEFPNVVQMAKLVCEEVNVDRFYPVLYPKASRLIVTFDEHVISNNFKFGVIYQKFGQTSEEELFGNNEESPAFTEFLEFLGEKIELHDFKGFRGGLDVAHGQTGTESVYHNFHNKEIMFHVSTKLPYTEGDSQQLQRKRHIGNDIVAIVFQEENTPFVPDMIASNFLHAYVVVQVENACTDNVLYKVSVTSRDDVPFFGPALPDPAIFRKSPEFHEFLLTKLINAEYSCYKAEKFAKLEERTRSALLETLYEELHVNSQCMMGLGGEDEKLENGGGGGGGFFESFKRVIRSRSQSMDAMGLSNKKPHTVSTSHSGSFTHNPPDIHKTPGISLIIPGKSPTRKKSGPFTSRRSSAIGIENIQEVQERSSRDVSPSTQKIPDSGHALHEPNTDNSPNHSSPEMHTTRTSAALCCRAPSIPESYDLSRSSSNASSFTSVVEENDHEQEAMEDYDTGLESLSSAGTPQKRSSFSWLDESISSARQNSPPVVSRQLSDPIRPRTERQHFASNC; encoded by the exons AACAGCAGAATGGATGAGCAGAGATGCACACTTCCACCTCCTCTTAAA acGGAAGAAGACTATATTCCTTATCCAAGTGTTCATGAg GTGCTGAAACGTAAAGCCCCGTTTCCACTGATTCTGTTGCCACAGTTTGGTGGTTACTGGATTGAGGGGACCAATCACGAGCTTAGTACCATCCCAGCACATGAGGAGCCACCCCCATGTCCAGCTTCCCAGATTAAACTGGAGAGCAATAGCATAGCCAAAATCTATAGGAAACATTTCTTGGGCAAG GAGCACTTTAATTATTACTCTGTGGACACAGTGCTTGGCCACCTTGTCTTCTCAGTGAAGTATGACGTGATTGGGGACCAAGAGCACCTCCGCTTAGTGCTTAG GTCAAAGTTTAAAACCTACCATGATGTGATACCCATTTCTTGCCTGACTGAGTTCCCCAACGTGGTGCAAATGGCGAAG CTTGTGTGTGAAGAAGTAAACGTGGACAGATTTTATCCAGTCCTTTACCCAAAG GCTTCCAGACTCATCGTAACCTTTGATGAACATGTCATAAGCAACAATTTCAAGTTTGGAGTCATCTATCAGAAGTTTGGGCAG ACATCAGAAGAGGAGCTCTTTGGGAACAATGAGGAGAGTCCAGCCTTTACTGAGTTCCTGGAGTTTTTGGGGGAGAAGATTGAGCTACATGACTTTAAAGG GTTTCGTGGGGGTCTTGATGTTGCACATGGCCAGACTGGAACTGAGTCAGTGTATCACAATTTCCACAACAAGGAGATTATGTTCCATGTGTCCACCAAACTACCCTACACTGAAGGAGACTCACAGCAG CTGCAGAGGAAGAGGCATATAGGAAATGACATTGTGGCTATTGTGTTTCAAGAGGAAAACACACCATTTGTACCAGATATGATTGCATCCAATTTCCTGCATGCTTATGTGGTGGTGCAAGTGGAGAATGCCTGCACAGATAACGTCCTTTACAAG GTATCAGTGACTTCGAGAGATGATGTGCCTTTCTTTGGGCCTGCTCTCCCAGACCCAGCCATTTTCAGAAAA AGTCCAGAGTTCCACGAGTTCCTCCTGACAAAACTCATCAATGCTGAATATTCCTGCTATAAGGCAGAGAAGTTTGCTAAGCTGGAG gagAGAACACGCTCTGCACTGCTGGAGACATTGTATGAGGAGTTGCATGTGAACAGCCAGTGCATGATGGGACTGGGGGGAGAAGATGAGAAACTGGAGAacggaggaggtggaggtggtggttTCTTTGAGTCCTTTAAG AGAGTAATTCGCAGTCGGAGTCAGTCTATGGATGCTATGGGCCTGAGCAACAAGAAGCCCCACACTGTCTCTACCAGCCACAGTGGCAGCTTTACCCATAATCCCCCAGATATCCATAAAACACCCGGCATT TCTCTGATCATCCCGGGGAAGAGCCCAACCCGAAAGAAATCAGGTCCATTTACTTCCAGAAGGAGCAGTGCAATCGGCATTGAGAATATTCAGGAAGTCCAGGAGAGAAG CAGTAGGGACGTGTCTCCCAGCACGCAAAAGATACCCGATAGTGGTCATGCCTTGCATGAGCCCAATACTGACAACTCTCCCAATCACAGTTCGCCTGAGATGCATACCACAAGAACTAG TGCGGCCCTATGCTGTAGAGCCCCCTCCATTCCGGAGTCGTACGATCTGTCTCGGTCCTCGTCCAATGCCAGCAGCTTCACTAGTGTGGTGGAGGAGAACGACCATGAGCAGGAAGCTATGGAAGACTACGACACAGGACTG GAAAGCCTGTCTTCTGCCGGTACCCCTCAGAAGCGGAGCTCATTCAGCTGGTTGGACGAAAGCATAAGCAGTGCTAGGCAAAACAGCCCACCAG TTGTCTCTCGACAGCTGTCTGATCCCATTCGACCCAGAACAGAAAGACAACACTTTGCTTCG AACTGCTAG